CACTACAGCGACAGCCAGGTCTGGATCATCAACAAGGCGGTGCCGTACTACCTTTCGGCGCTGGCGGTCGCCATCGGCTTCCGCATGAACCTCTTCAACATCGGCGTCGACGGCCAGTACCGCCTGGCGGCCTTCGCGGCCGCCGCGGTGGGCGGGGCCATCGCGCTGCCCGGCGCGCTCCAGATCATCCTGCTCATCGTCATCGCGATGCTCGTGGGCGCGATCTGGTCGGGCATCGCGGGTCTGCTGAAGACCACCCGCGGCGTCAGCGAAGTGATCACCACGATCATGCTGAACGCCATCGCCGCCTCGGTCATCGGCTACTTCCTGCAGGACGGCCGCCTCGCCATCAAGGACGGCAACCTCCTGCACACCAAGTTCCTCCCGGAATCCAGCCACTTCTTCTCCTTCCCGACCCACCCCAAGCCGGTCTACGGCTTCGTGGTGATCGCGGTGCTGGCCGGCGCGCTGTACTGGTTCGGCATCAACCGCACCCGCTTCGGCTTCGACCTGCGCGCCGTGGGCGCCTCCGAGCCGGCCGCCGAGGCCAGCGGTGTCAGCGTCAAGCGCATGGTCGTCAGCAGCATGCTGCTGTCGGGTGCCGCGGCCGGCCTGGTCGGCATGCCCACCCTGCTCGGCGAGTCCTTCCAGTACGGCACGGACTTCCCGGCCGGCATCGGCTTCACCGGTATCGCCATCGCCCTGCTCGGCCGCAACCACCCCGCCGGGATGGCCTTCGGCGCCCTGCTGTGGGCGTTCCTCGACCGCACCGGCTCCCGGCTGGAGTTCGAGGGCTACGCGCAGGAGATCGTCGGCGTCATCCAGGGCGTCATCGTGCTCTGCGTGGTCATCGCCTACGAGGTCGTGCGCCGCTACGGGCTGCGGCTGCAGCAGCGCAAGGTCGGCGAGGAGCTGGCCGCCCTGTCCCGCACCACCAACGCCGACAAGTCTGACAAGAGCGACAAGCCGGAGGTGTCGGCGTGAGTACGGACCTCAAGACCGCGACGAAGCTCGCGGTCCCCCAGAAGGGCGGGCGGCGCAAGCTGACCTACCCCTGGATCCTGCTGATCATCGCCGGCGCGCTGGTCGCGCTCTCCGTCCTGCGGGCCGTCACCGGCACCGCTGACCTCACCTCCACCGGCCAGTTCGGCGCCGCGCTGAGCGCCGCCGTGCCGATCGGCCTGGCGGGTCTGGGCGGCCTGTGGTCCGAGCGGGCCGGCGTGGTCAACATCGGCCTCGAAGGCATGATGATGCTCGGCTCGTTCGCGGCCGGCTGGATCGGCTGGGAGCACGGCCCCTGGGCGGCGGCGCTGGCCGGCATCGTCGGCGGTGCGCTCGGCGGCCTGATCCACGCCGTCGCCACCGTCACCTTCGGCGTCGACCACATCGTCTCCGGTGTCGCGGTCAACATCCTGGCGCTCGGCGCCACCCAGTACCTGGCCACCCTGTGGTTCGGCCAGGAGGGCAGCGCGGCGATGGCCGCCGGCGGCAACGACAAGCAGTCCCCGCCGATGCCCGACATGCCGAGCTTCACCGTCCCCGGCCTGTCGGACGCGCTGAGCTCTCTGGAGGCGCACCACTGGTTCCTGGTCTCCGACCTCGCCGGCATCCTCGGCGCCGCGGTGACCAACGTCTCCTGGCTGACGCTGCTGACGATCGCGCTGTTCGTCGGCACCTTCTTCGTGCTGTGGCGCTCGTCCTTCGGCCTGCGGCTGCGCTCCTGCGGCGAGGCACCGATCTCGGCCGAGTCCCTGGGCGTCAACGTCTACTCGTACAAGTACGCGGCGGTCCTGGTCTCCGGCGCCCTGGCCGGCCTCGGCGGTGCCTTCCTCTCCATCGGGGTGCACTTCTACCAGGACGGCCAGACCGGCGGCCGCGGCTACATCGGCCTCGCCACGATGATCTTCGGCAACTGGCGGCCGGGCGGCGTCGCGATGGGCGCGGGCCTGTTCGGCTTCATGGACGCCATGCAGCTGCGCAGCGGCGGCCCGACCGTCCACGCCCTGCTGCTGGGCCTGGCGGCCCTGCTCGCGGTGATCGCGCTGCTGAAGCTGCGCGCCGCCAAGCGCACTCAGGCCGCATTGTCGGCGGTGGCCGCCGTCGTCCTCATAGGCTGGTACTTCCTGGCCGACACCGTTCCGCTCGAACTGGTCGAGGCGAGCCCGTACATCGCCACTCTGCTCGTCCTCGCCCTCTCCGCCCAGCGGTTGCGGCCCCCGAAGGCGAACGGCAGGCCCTACCGCCGAGGACAGGGAACATGACACCACCGGTGCCGGTCGACTGGACCGCACTGCGCGCGCAGGCCCGGGACGCGATGTCCCGGGCCTACGCCCCTTATTCCGGCTACCCCGTCGGCGCCGCCGCCCTCGTGGACGACGGCCGCACGATCGCCGCCTGCAACGTCGAAAACGCCTCCTACGGCCTCGCCCTGTGCGCCGAATGCGGCCTGGTCTCAGAACTGTTCGCGGGCCGGGCCACCAGCGACGGACCGGCACCCCGTCTGACCGCCTTCACCTGCGTGGACGGAGCGGGCGACCTCCTCGTCCCCTGCGGCCGCTGCCGCCAACTCCTGTGGGAACACGGCGGCCCGGGGCTTCTTGTCGACACGGCGGCCGGCATCCGCCCGCTGTCGGAGCTGCTTCCGGACGCGTTCGGGCCGGGGCATTTGCGGGGGTGACGGGGAGCGGTGGGTGCAGCGGAACACCCGAGTCCCTCCCGCACGTCCACTCCGTTCAGGCGGGACGAATGGTCAGGCCGTCACGGTCGAGCCATCGGTCGAGTCATCCGCACTTCGGACACTTCGAGCAATCCGTCGAGTTCGACCTTCCCCCTGGTCTGGCCCGGACTCACCACCAGGCCGTCCCGTCGCACGATGTCCAGGAGCCGTTCGGCCAGGGGCAGGACCATATGCCGGCCCCAGCATCGTTCGCTTACGTGGCCGAAGGGGAGATATCCGGGGTGGTTGTCTCCGTCCAGCTCTTCCCAGCGGTCGGGATGAAACGCGTCGGGCTCGTCCCAGAGCTTGGGGTCGCGGTGGCTCAGCAGGGGAAGCAACAGGACATCGTCTTTCGGGCCGATCCGTGCGTCCACGTCCGAGAACTCCGGAGAAGCCATTCGCAAGATGTTCCATGAGGGGGGAAGCAGTCGGAGTGCCTCAAGGAGGATGTTCCGATTCGATACGTCATCGCTGAACGGAGCTCCGAGCCACAGGGCGTTGGTGACCAGCGCGGACACGGTGAAGCACACCGGTGCTGCCACCCGCCGATACAGGTACATCGCATAGCGCCGGTCACTGTAGGTCGTGGAATCGAGCACGAGAGCGGCAAGTTTCGACAGCGGCACGTCCTGCCCGGGCCTGCCCAGCAAAGCGGCCCCGGAGGCGACGGCCGACCAGGTCAGTTTCGGTGTCAACTCCAGCCTGCGGTCGACCAGAACCCGGAACCGCAGACGTTCGTTCCCGAAAACGAGATTCCGCAGGTAAACATGCGCCACATGCGGCCACCGGCCGGTCAGGTCGACCGCCTCATCGAGGGGACGCTGCAGCGCGTTCCGCACGTCCGAGCCCACGGCTTGCATAAAGGTGGACGCATCCGTACGGGTAACGAGCCGCCCCTGGACGGGTTTGAAGGTGGGCCTCTCCTCCGCGTTGGCCGGCCTGCTGCGGAGTAAGCGGTCCATCAGCTCGGCGCCGGATACCCCGATCGTGTCGGGCTCCAGACGAAAAAGCGACGCACCACGATAACGGCTTAACAGTTCGTCGATTCTCGGCGCGAACTCGATGACCCGACCGCTCTCGCCGACGCGGTGCATAGGCATGGCTGAACTCCGTGGGTAGGCAGCTCGCGCCGGCCAGAATTCCTGACCGACGCGAGCCCGGCAGGGAATCTATCTCATTAAATCCAGCCGTACCAGGCGTATGCCTTGAGGCTCTTTTCCGGACGGAACTTCTTGACGATGCGAACGAGTTTCATGAGCGCCTCCATTTGTGTGGTGAACGCGATACTTATTCGACGGCAGAAGATGTCGATGCCGGTAAGAATTCCCGGCATTCATTTCGACTGCCGTGGAAAGTGAAGACCTATTCGATGAATGTGTCAAGTGATCCACGTCACTACCTGAATTGACTAATTCACGTTTCGAATTCATCTGTATTCACATCTCGGCAAATCACCACTAATCCGAATATTAGGCCCCAATGCGGGCATCGAAAGGGGGTGAATGGCGTCGAATGAGGTGGTTTGGGCATAGATTATATGACATGGACATGCTCTGTAGGGCGCTCGAAGGCCTCCGGTCCCTGCTCCGGCGCGGTGGCTCTCCCACACGGAAAACGGGCGAAGTGGCGGTGAAACTGGCGCATTCGGTCGTCTCTGACGGGTCGCAGCCGGGGTGCGGGTGGTTGAGCTGAGTGGCGCATGGGCGGCTTGCTTCGGCGGGGGCTACTCATGCACAGCAGCGCGCGCCCGCTTAACGGAGCTGCCGGACCATCACGTCATGGAGAGGCGCGCTTTCCCAGGGGTGAGCCTCACCCACCTTGCGGTATCCCCAGGATCGATAGGCCGCTTGAGCTGCCTCGGCTTCCGGTAGCGCATTCAGTAGTACGCGCTCTTCGTTGCCTTCCGCGAGTAGCGTCTCGTGCAGCCGCCTGCCCACCCCGAGCAGACGCCAGGGCGCCCGCACCGCAAACTCCATAAGGCCGAAGGTACGTTGGCCATTCTCTCGTCTGAGTTCATCCGAGACGGGAGTAATCAGCCGGTCCCACCAACCGGTATAGGAACTGAGCGGATAGCCGTAGGCGATGCCGACCGGTTCGCCGTCCGCAGTACGGGCCAAGGCGCCACGGAAGGTGGCCTTCCGGACCTGAGAGCGAAATCGACGAAAGGTGGCCTCCACCGATTCCGGGGTTTCCTCGTACGGTTCCTCAGCGAAGACCTCGGCGTAGACGAGCCTGAATGCCGCCTCGGATCGCGCGGCGGCGGGGCCGTCCAAGGGCTCAACGGTGATCGTTTCTGGCGTGGTCAAGTGAGGCTTCCTTGCTGGCACGCCGGGCCGCTACAGCGTCTGTGTAGAGCTCTGTCGTGAAGTCGTCTGCGCCAATGCCGAGTTCACTCATGACAGATCGGACATCGTCAAGCGCTGATGAGAGTTCCTTCTCTTCCGGAACCATGGTCTCTACTTCCAGGAAGGTTCCGTCGACCTCCGGAACCTGGACCAACGTGGCGAGCATGCTGCGCCCACGAGTCGTGAACTCGTAGTTCCTGCACTGCTTCTGGAATGTAAGAGCTGGCACGTACCCAAGTCCGCGCAACATGGCATGAACGGCCTCCGGGTTGTCCACAGGCGTCTCGTGTTCCGGTTTCGATCCGGACTCCGGATCGATCCGGGTGCCCTTGTATGTAAGAACGGAGCGTGTCGAGGTGGGCCCGTGAATCGTGCGGACCCTCAATTCTTGATCTCGCGCGTCGAGACTTCCCGACCGGTCGTCATAGTAGGTGTCCTGATAGACCTCGACCTGCCCCTCCGTCATGCGTTCAAGCTGCCCCATGACGTACTCAGGGTCGTGTACTCGCGCCTTTACCTCTGCCTCGATCAATGCACGATCCTCCGTTCAAACGGTACGGACTGCCGTTTCAATCATGGAGGCGAACATTCGCTGAAACCCTCGATGCAGCGGGCCGTGTGGAGTCTCCATAATCTTGTACGTAGCCGATTCGTGGCCTTCCCAGCCGGAATCGAAGGCTGAGACAAACAGCGTCTCGTCCAGCCTGATAATGCGCCATGTTGGGCGAATTTGGTAGCGGTATACTTGAAGGTCGCAATTGCTCGACAGCTCGCGCAATCGAGCCTCGGCCAGTTTGATGCCTCCGGAGAGCGATTCAGCTGATTCCCCGATTTCTGCCGCGCGGACGGTAAGGGCGGTCGATTCAGGATCAAGCAGCAACACGCGAAGTTGCGATGTCTGCCCTTCCAGTCGAGTAAGTGATGGCCGAAGCAGGGAATCCTTCAGGCCGATAAGGCCAAGGCCGCGTACGGCAAGGACATCGACCTGTCGAGCCGTCGTGGCAAGTTGTCGAATGTCTTGGGATGCGGCGGCCTGAGTGGCGTACACCCGGACGACTTCTGGAAAGGCGGACAGATCGAACGCCTGCCCGCCGCTGCGGGCATCGCGCGCTGACGCTAGGCCGAGCAAATGCCGGGCGGAGTCAGGCATGTTGAGCCCGTCCGCGATCCGCTCGAATACGTCAAGGCGCGTGATCTCTCGCCGTCCGTTGATGACCTCGTTCACCCGAGCCTGTGTCATGGCTACCGCTGTGGCAATCCTTGACTGGCTGGCCCCGCCATATTGCTGGACGCGGCGGAACACTGCACCCATGTTGCGATCTCGTAGGGCTTCGCGGATTTCGGCCCGTTGCCATGCCCACTCGGGTAATTCGATCGGTACGAGTGCCGTCGGCATGATCCTCCCCGGTATCGCGGTGGGATGAAGAGTCATCCCACCGTGAGATTACCGCTTGGATATGGGCCCATGCCGTCTTTCGCTGAATCATGACCAGACGAATACGACAGACCCCCGCGACCGTGGCGACGGCCCGGGGGCGTGGCCATCAACCCTGGGAGGTTGACGACATGGCGAAGACTATCGCCAGGATCTTCGAATCGCTGCTGCGGCTTTTACTACCCGCACGAGGGCGGCACCGGTCCTTCGGCTGTCTGCCCACCGTGACGTGTGAGGACCCGCCCACCCCCGTGTTTGCCCGTGTGACCGGCGGAGGGGAGAGGCCGTTGCGGGGCGAGGACGCGGCCCTTATCCGGCCGTACGCCCTCACGCCGGAGGAGCGGCAGAAGCGACGGCTGGAATACGGGCGGCGACGGGTTCAGTTGTTTGCGACATACGGCACTGACGCCGCCCCGCGCTGGCTGAACGGCCTGGAGGCGGCAGGCCGATGAGTCCAACCGATACCCCTCGCCTCCTGCCCTGGTCGAGTCCGGACGGGAAGCCGTGCTTCCTGGCAGGTGACGGGACCGGCTACGTGTCCCGGCTGGCTGACGAGATGGAGGAGGCGCAGCTCGACTCCGCAGCTGAACTCGGCGAAGAGGCGCACCGCATCCTGGCGGGCCGGGCGTGGACACCCGGTGAAATCCACCTGCTGGCCGTGGAATTGGCCGCCTCCCTCGCCAACGTACGCCGGGTCGCGGAGAGCAGGGGCGCGCGCCTGCCCGTGCCGGACGAGGACGGTTCCGATGGGGACAATGCACCGGACGACGAGGGCGGCGACAGGCCACGGCTTCCGGCGGAGGCGTTCGGATGAGCCGGGTGCGGTCTGCGGACGAGTGGTCGCGGCTGCGCTGCTGAGCGGAGGAAGCGTCGGCGATCAGGCGTGAGCCGGCGGTAGCGGTACCGACCGCTCTCTCCGCACCCCTGCGGCCGCTCCGGGCGATGATGGCTCGTTCACACACCCTTCGCCCGGAGCGGCTTTCGTCGGTGCCCCCCAAAGATCGCCCACCCCACCCCCGCCCCCTGGTCGCCCCACCCCCCTACGCACCACCCACTCCACCCGCCGCCCCTGGCCACCCCGCCGTCTATGCGTGTAGAACGGACCTACCCGTTCGAAAGGAACCGTTCATGGACGCCATCTCCGTCATCCGCACCAAGCGCGACCGCGGTGAGCTGACCCCCGATCAGATCGACTGGGTCATCGACGCCTACACCCGCGGTGAGGTCGCTCATGAGCAGATGTCGTCGCTGGCGATGGCGATTTTCCTCAACGGTATGAACCGCACGGAGATCGCCCGCTGGACCGCTGCCATGATCGCCTCCGGCGAGCGGATGGACTTCTCCTCCCTGCCGCGCCCCACCGCCGACAAGCACTCCACCGGCGGCGTCGGCGACAAGATCACGCTGCCGCTCGCCCCGCTCGTCGCCGCCTGCGGTGCGGCCGTCCCGCAGCTCTCCGGCCGGGGCCTGGGCCACACCGGCGGCACCCTCGACAAGCTCGAAGCCATCCCCGGCTGGCGCGCGACGCTCTCCAACGCCGAGATGCTGGACGTCCTGCGCGACGTCGGCTCGGTCATCTGCGCCGCAGGCGACGGCCTGGCCCCCGCCGACAAGAAGCTCTACGCGCTCCGCGATGTCACCGGCACCGTCGAGTCCATCCCGCTCATCGCGTCCTCGATCATGTCCAAGAAGATCGCCGAGGGCACCGGCTCCCTCGTGCTGGACGTCAAGGTCGGCTCCGGCGCCTTCATGAAGGACCTCGACAACGCCCGCGAACTGGCCTCCACGATGGTCGAGTTGGGTACCGACCACGGCGTGAAGACGGTCGCGCTGCTGACCGACATGGCCACCCCGCTCGGCCTGACCGCCGGCAACGCCCTCGAAGTCCGCGAGTCCGTCGAGGTACTGGCCGGCGGCGGCCCCCAGGACGTCGTCGAGCTGACCCTCGCCCTCGCCCGCGAAATGCTCGACGCGGCCGGGCTCAAGGACGCCGACCCGGCCAAGGCGCTCGCCGACGGCTCCGCCATGGACCACTGGCGCCGCATGATCAGCGCCCAGGGCGGCGACCCCGACGCGGCCCTCCCCGTGGCCCGCGAACAGCATGTCGTCACCGCTGCCTCCTCCGGCACCCTCACCACCCTCGACGCCTACGCCGTCGGCCTCGCCGCCTGGCGCCTGGGCGCCGGCCGCGCCCGCAAGGAGGACCCGGTCCAGGCAGGCGCGGGCATCGAACTGCACGCCAAGCCGGGCGACACGGTCACCGCCGGCCAGCCCCTGCTGACCCTGCACACCGACACCCCCGAAAAGTTCCCTTACGCCCTGGAGGCACTGGACGGCGGCGTCCTCGTGGGCCCGGAGGACGCGGCCTTCGCCGCCACGCCTGTGGTGCTGGAGCGCATCGCCTGAGGCGGCCGGGGCGCCTGAGTCCTGCGGGCCGGGCGTCCCGCCACCCTCCCACCCCCGCACGCCGAGATCGCCCGGTGATGAGGGGGCCGGTGATGAGGGGGCCGGTGACGAGGCGGCCGGTGATGTGTGCGGCAGTCAGTCACTCGCACTCCGCGTTCGTCGCTGAACCAGCAGGCTCCCCAGAGCGGTGCGCTGGTGCAGGACCGCCCGTCCGGCGCGGACTGTGGTGATCAGGCCGGCGTCGCGCAGCGCGGTGGTCTGGGCGGAGATGGTGGCATTGCTGACGCGCAGCCGTCGGGCGAGCGCGCTGGTGGTGTGTTCCTCCGCGAGCAGCAGCAAAATCTCGTGGCGGGTCCGTCCGAGCACCGAGGCCAGTGCGTCGTCCGTGCCGCCCGCCCCGGCCGGCGTGAGCGGCAGGCCGGGACCTGCGGGGTAGGTCAGGAACAGGGGGCTGTCGGGCCGGTGGGCGATGAGGGGGTGGCCGGTCCAGTGGAACGTGGGGACGAGGACCACGCCGTGTCCGCGCAGTGTGATGTCCCGCTCGCCGGGCGCCTTGAGCGCCCAGACGCCCTCGTGAAGCCGGGTGCCGGGGACGAGCCGGGTCAGGGCCGCGCCGATGCCGTGCTCTGCCACGGTCAGCGCATGGCGGGTGAACTCCGCTTGATGCAAGTCCTGCACCAGCGACCACACGGGTCGTACCACCGTCTCGAACGCCGCGTGCTGGGCGCGGAGGAGGGGGCGCCAGGCGTCGGCGTCGCCTCGGTGCAGATCGCGGATCCACGGCGGAGCCAGGGACATGCGCCGGGCGTACACCCGCTCGAGTTCGGAGCGGACCAGGTCCGGACGTGAGGCCCGGACGCTCTCCAACCCGTCCTTCAGGGTGTCGCTGAACTCGTCGATGAAGCAGGGGGCCTTCGCCGCAGGGACCAGATCCGCCAGCGGCAGAGCGGCCACCGGCAGGGATTGGAGCAGCCGTCGTCTCCAGCGGCCGAACAGCAGCTCGTCGTGGGGGTGACTCATCATCATCAGTGCCGCGTTCAGCTCTTGCAGGGGTGCCGGACGAGGCGCGAACCGGACCCGTGCGAAGTCGGCGGCCGTGAAATGTATCCGGATCACTACTCTCCCCAGCGCTGCTTCGCCATCGTTTCGGACGCGGCCTAAACCCTCGCCCGCACGCCCCCTAGGACGTCAGCATTCGGAACGCGTCCCCGTCATTCCCTCAAGGGCTACCGGAAGGCGCAAGGGCGACGAGCACAGAGATATAGGGGGAGAGGCATGATTCCAAGGCGCACCGTCACCAGGTCGGCCGTGCTGGCAACTGCGCTGCTGTTCGCGGGCGGTGGTGGCGTCGCGCAGGCGCAGGCGCAGGCGCAGGCACGGGCACAGGCACAGAGACGGGCGCGGGCCGCAGGCGCCCGGACCATGCGCTTGCCGACGCCGACCGGCCCGCACCGGACCGGGGTCACCACGCTCTATCTGGTCGACCGCTCCAGGCGCGATCCGTGGGACCCCGCGATCCCTGTCCGGGAATTGATGGTCACCGTCTTCTATCCGGCCCGCACCGTCCACGGATTTTCGGTCGCACCGCACATGACCACGGGCGCGGCGAAATCGTTCCACGACATCGACGTCCCTGTGCACCGGCTGCCGAGCTCCGGCGTCAACTGGGCCGCAACGGTCACGCATTCGTACACGAACGCGCCCGCGCAGACCGTCCGGCGGCCGGTACTGCTGTACAGCCCCGGAGGTGGTGACCCGCGCACCCTCGGTACCGGGATCGCCGAAGAACTGGCCAGTCACGGCTATGCGGTGGTGACCATTGATCACCCTGGCGACGGCAGTGAGGTCGAGTTTCCCCTCACCACGGCCTACCGGCACGAAAAGGTCCGCGAGACCGTCTTCCGGGGAGACCCCCGTACGGATGCGGACCAATTCCGGACCATGATCGAAACGCGGATCGCGGATGCCCGTTTCGTACTCGACCAGTTGGCAGTGCTGGCGGTGGGACGGAACCCGGACGCCACGGGGCGCGCCGTGCCGGAAGACCTCGGCCGGGCGCTGGATCTGCGACGGGTGGGCATCTACGGCCACTCGGCAGGCGGCACCACCGCGGCCGAGGCGATGTACGAGGACCGCCGCATCCACGCGGCGGTCAACATGGAGGGCTATCTGGACCACACCCCGCAGACACCCGGCAAAGCTGGGCAGCTGTTCCCGGTCGCACGCTACGGGGTGGACCGCCCGTTGCTCCTGCTGGGAAGCGAGGGCTTCGACGGCAAGGAAGCGGACCAGCAGGCGCTGGAGCTCTCCTGGGCGGCCATGCTCGCCCACCAGCGGGGACGCACCCGCCGACGGCAGATCGACCATGCCATGCACTGGGTGTTCACCGACTACGCCGTCATGGCACCCCAGTTGCAGGCCGCGGGGCTGATGAGCGCAGCCGACCGGGTCGCACTGGTCGGCACGATCGACCCGGACACCTCGGTGGCTGAGGTGCGCCACCACGTGCTCTCTTTCTTCGCCCGGCACTTGCCTGCACGCTGCCGGCGTCCACAGTGATGCGGTGCGCGGCCCGGTGGCTCGCGGGCAGGCCCGGAGCCGATGCCGATGCCGGAGTCGGCGCCGGTACCGGCGCCGAAGCGAGCGTCAGGCGTGCTGCGCCCCGCGCGCCAGCAGCAGCAGGGCGTCGACGAGTTCTTCGGCCGGCGCGCCGGTGGCCAGACTGCGCAGTTGCAGGCCGAAGACCAGCGCGACGGCAGTGCCCGCCAGCCGCTCGGCGTCGGGT
This portion of the Streptomyces sp. 2114.4 genome encodes:
- the cyaB gene encoding class IV adenylate cyclase, whose amino-acid sequence is MIEAEVKARVHDPEYVMGQLERMTEGQVEVYQDTYYDDRSGSLDARDQELRVRTIHGPTSTRSVLTYKGTRIDPESGSKPEHETPVDNPEAVHAMLRGLGYVPALTFQKQCRNYEFTTRGRSMLATLVQVPEVDGTFLEVETMVPEEKELSSALDDVRSVMSELGIGADDFTTELYTDAVAARRASKEASLDHARNDHR
- a CDS encoding ABC transporter permease, whose amino-acid sequence is MDAIARSATRDKVILAIAAPVLAIVAAIVISSLVFLASGENPFRAYGIMADYGHYSDSQVWIINKAVPYYLSALAVAIGFRMNLFNIGVDGQYRLAAFAAAAVGGAIALPGALQIILLIVIAMLVGAIWSGIAGLLKTTRGVSEVITTIMLNAIAASVIGYFLQDGRLAIKDGNLLHTKFLPESSHFFSFPTHPKPVYGFVVIAVLAGALYWFGINRTRFGFDLRAVGASEPAAEASGVSVKRMVVSSMLLSGAAAGLVGMPTLLGESFQYGTDFPAGIGFTGIAIALLGRNHPAGMAFGALLWAFLDRTGSRLEFEGYAQEIVGVIQGVIVLCVVIAYEVVRRYGLRLQQRKVGEELAALSRTTNADKSDKSDKPEVSA
- a CDS encoding helix-turn-helix domain-containing protein, encoding MPTALVPIELPEWAWQRAEIREALRDRNMGAVFRRVQQYGGASQSRIATAVAMTQARVNEVINGRREITRLDVFERIADGLNMPDSARHLLGLASARDARSGGQAFDLSAFPEVVRVYATQAAASQDIRQLATTARQVDVLAVRGLGLIGLKDSLLRPSLTRLEGQTSQLRVLLLDPESTALTVRAAEIGESAESLSGGIKLAEARLRELSSNCDLQVYRYQIRPTWRIIRLDETLFVSAFDSGWEGHESATYKIMETPHGPLHRGFQRMFASMIETAVRTV
- a CDS encoding ABC transporter permease, encoding MSTDLKTATKLAVPQKGGRRKLTYPWILLIIAGALVALSVLRAVTGTADLTSTGQFGAALSAAVPIGLAGLGGLWSERAGVVNIGLEGMMMLGSFAAGWIGWEHGPWAAALAGIVGGALGGLIHAVATVTFGVDHIVSGVAVNILALGATQYLATLWFGQEGSAAMAAGGNDKQSPPMPDMPSFTVPGLSDALSSLEAHHWFLVSDLAGILGAAVTNVSWLTLLTIALFVGTFFVLWRSSFGLRLRSCGEAPISAESLGVNVYSYKYAAVLVSGALAGLGGAFLSIGVHFYQDGQTGGRGYIGLATMIFGNWRPGGVAMGAGLFGFMDAMQLRSGGPTVHALLLGLAALLAVIALLKLRAAKRTQAALSAVAAVVLIGWYFLADTVPLELVEASPYIATLLVLALSAQRLRPPKANGRPYRRGQGT
- a CDS encoding cytidine deaminase; this translates as MTPPVPVDWTALRAQARDAMSRAYAPYSGYPVGAAALVDDGRTIAACNVENASYGLALCAECGLVSELFAGRATSDGPAPRLTAFTCVDGAGDLLVPCGRCRQLLWEHGGPGLLVDTAAGIRPLSELLPDAFGPGHLRG
- a CDS encoding helix-turn-helix transcriptional regulator, which encodes MIRIHFTAADFARVRFAPRPAPLQELNAALMMMSHPHDELLFGRWRRRLLQSLPVAALPLADLVPAAKAPCFIDEFSDTLKDGLESVRASRPDLVRSELERVYARRMSLAPPWIRDLHRGDADAWRPLLRAQHAAFETVVRPVWSLVQDLHQAEFTRHALTVAEHGIGAALTRLVPGTRLHEGVWALKAPGERDITLRGHGVVLVPTFHWTGHPLIAHRPDSPLFLTYPAGPGLPLTPAGAGGTDDALASVLGRTRHEILLLLAEEHTTSALARRLRVSNATISAQTTALRDAGLITTVRAGRAVLHQRTALGSLLVQRRTRSASD
- a CDS encoding alpha/beta hydrolase, with amino-acid sequence MIPRRTVTRSAVLATALLFAGGGGVAQAQAQAQARAQAQRRARAAGARTMRLPTPTGPHRTGVTTLYLVDRSRRDPWDPAIPVRELMVTVFYPARTVHGFSVAPHMTTGAAKSFHDIDVPVHRLPSSGVNWAATVTHSYTNAPAQTVRRPVLLYSPGGGDPRTLGTGIAEELASHGYAVVTIDHPGDGSEVEFPLTTAYRHEKVRETVFRGDPRTDADQFRTMIETRIADARFVLDQLAVLAVGRNPDATGRAVPEDLGRALDLRRVGIYGHSAGGTTAAEAMYEDRRIHAAVNMEGYLDHTPQTPGKAGQLFPVARYGVDRPLLLLGSEGFDGKEADQQALELSWAAMLAHQRGRTRRRQIDHAMHWVFTDYAVMAPQLQAAGLMSAADRVALVGTIDPDTSVAEVRHHVLSFFARHLPARCRRPQ
- a CDS encoding thymidine phosphorylase, which codes for MDAISVIRTKRDRGELTPDQIDWVIDAYTRGEVAHEQMSSLAMAIFLNGMNRTEIARWTAAMIASGERMDFSSLPRPTADKHSTGGVGDKITLPLAPLVAACGAAVPQLSGRGLGHTGGTLDKLEAIPGWRATLSNAEMLDVLRDVGSVICAAGDGLAPADKKLYALRDVTGTVESIPLIASSIMSKKIAEGTGSLVLDVKVGSGAFMKDLDNARELASTMVELGTDHGVKTVALLTDMATPLGLTAGNALEVRESVEVLAGGGPQDVVELTLALAREMLDAAGLKDADPAKALADGSAMDHWRRMISAQGGDPDAALPVAREQHVVTAASSGTLTTLDAYAVGLAAWRLGAGRARKEDPVQAGAGIELHAKPGDTVTAGQPLLTLHTDTPEKFPYALEALDGGVLVGPEDAAFAATPVVLERIA
- a CDS encoding tryptorubin family RiPP precursor; translation: MPGILTGIDIFCRRISIAFTTQMEALMKLVRIVKKFRPEKSLKAYAWYGWI
- a CDS encoding cytochrome P450 is translated as MPMHRVGESGRVIEFAPRIDELLSRYRGASLFRLEPDTIGVSGAELMDRLLRSRPANAEERPTFKPVQGRLVTRTDASTFMQAVGSDVRNALQRPLDEAVDLTGRWPHVAHVYLRNLVFGNERLRFRVLVDRRLELTPKLTWSAVASGAALLGRPGQDVPLSKLAALVLDSTTYSDRRYAMYLYRRVAAPVCFTVSALVTNALWLGAPFSDDVSNRNILLEALRLLPPSWNILRMASPEFSDVDARIGPKDDVLLLPLLSHRDPKLWDEPDAFHPDRWEELDGDNHPGYLPFGHVSERCWGRHMVLPLAERLLDIVRRDGLVVSPGQTRGKVELDGLLEVSEVRMTRPMARP
- a CDS encoding GNAT family N-acetyltransferase, which gives rise to MTTPETITVEPLDGPAAARSEAAFRLVYAEVFAEEPYEETPESVEATFRRFRSQVRKATFRGALARTADGEPVGIAYGYPLSSYTGWWDRLITPVSDELRRENGQRTFGLMEFAVRAPWRLLGVGRRLHETLLAEGNEERVLLNALPEAEAAQAAYRSWGYRKVGEAHPWESAPLHDVMVRQLR